The Persephonella sp. KM09-Lau-8 nucleotide sequence TTTTCTTTTTTCTATCTAAAATAGGTTGTCTTCCTATGAATATGAAATTTTCCATACAACCAACCAATTTTTAAAATTGATATAATTATATTTGATGAAAGAAATTAAGTCAGGCAACACAAAAATAGTCTTAAAAATAGGAGATATCACAGAAGAAAACACAGATGCAATAGTTAATGCTGCAAATTCCACCCTTATGGGTGGTGGTGGAGTTGATGGGGCTATTCATAGCAAAGGAGGCCCCCAGATATTAGAAGAATGTAAAAAGATACGCCAGACCCAGTATCCTGATGGATTGCCTACAGGGGAAGCTGTTATTACTACAGGTGGAAATCTAAAAGCAAAGTATGTGATACACACTGTTGGTCCAATATGCGGTGGAAAATTCAATGATACAAAAAGAAAACTTCTGTATAACGCATATTACAACAGTTTAAAATTAGCAAAACAAAATGGGATAAAAACAATTGCTTTTCCTTCTATAGGCACAGGTGCATATAGATGTCCTGCTGATGAAGCTGCAAGAATTGCATTAAAGGCAGCCA carries:
- a CDS encoding O-acetyl-ADP-ribose deacetylase; the encoded protein is MKEIKSGNTKIVLKIGDITEENTDAIVNAANSTLMGGGGVDGAIHSKGGPQILEECKKIRQTQYPDGLPTGEAVITTGGNLKAKYVIHTVGPICGGKFNDTKRKLLYNAYYNSLKLAKQNGIKTIAFPSIGTGAYRCPADEAARIALKAAIDFIKNENFIEEIRFVLFTPDIYEYYNQALKEVLNET